In the genome of Phlebotomus papatasi isolate M1 chromosome 2, Ppap_2.1, whole genome shotgun sequence, one region contains:
- the LOC129802049 gene encoding basement membrane-specific heparan sulfate proteoglycan core protein isoform X5 yields the protein MIPFRRNCYLIFFLILWNYSTVTSQYDECNEDQFRCNDGFCISSELMCNNVPDCPDNEDEELPDCPLDNCQDNEFTCGDGHCIPLENRCDGVNDCTDNTDELQCDDNPTTDRDDNDTDDSCTYYEFQCKNGMCIDIEDRCNGREDCMDGSDEQKCAGCKGDAFHCSSGECIHHSFQCDKRQHCADLSDELNCGFDRSPCTANEWQCFNGECINKDFVCDGSRDCYDNSDEANCDARNNITDVQCAAYEFPCDGQCMSENYLCDGRVDCSDGSDEQNCPERGPPETPAQPFPTICPELYCRSDYRCYSYAQKCDGIRNCYDGSDEVDCLRPLTESPAVQPPAWSSQGDIRLRTYPSDQIIKEGREVVFQCRDEGTARARVRWTRLHGALPPNAKDLNGRLEISNVQVGDSGEYYCEAIGYQTYPGARTTVYLNVERYNPVLDAPVGCPPEKATCMNGACIEKNQVCDGTYDCSDGSDESGCSRANSCEPNEFRCANRKCVAKTWRCDGENDCGDNSDEQECATTSPDAQCRFHEFQCKTGQCIPKSYQCDNHPDCFDNSDEIGCSKPTIVQTPPPRMHLSTGSIFNITCRAVGIPVPLIVWRLNWGHIPDKCTTTSVNGFGVLTCPGVEVRDSGAYSCEVINSMGTQFASPDTILVVDGTEVCPSGYFNSKAIRQEDCINCFCFGVSTQCSSADLYIYSLPPPVTSLHVVGVTGPWTGQREIEVSQYQAHDVIATKFGIKVRLSDSIHETAFYALPREYLGNQLKSYGGYLTYDLEYVGNGPVNQAPDVLLLGNGYKLSHKIRGPVNSDSLHQVKVEFHVGAWYKEDGRQATREELMMVLANIDNFLIKLKYGESQQEVQLRNIAMDSAATIDRGLGSATLVEQCRCPVGYTGLSCESCANGYVRQETGSWLGRCIKEPETCPAGTYLPPGESSCVTCPCPGGPYGANYGYSCYVAGGEVVCACKPGYAGRRCEQCAPGYSGNPMVPGDFCRELPTSDCDAQGTRTVDADGRCLCKNNVVGRRCDQCAPNSFYLNPETPNGCIHCFCMGVARQCTSSNYYRDSIQSTLYRDRSDFDIIYNYDDPQLGDRESVQVSSFETVFRNVQHDDTEVYYWSLPTRFVGDKITSYGGILNYTLRFTPQPGSAMSRNSAPDVVIKSENDITILHFRKDEIRPTIPQSYSVPIVEHYWQRSDGKEVNREHLLMTLADVSYIFIKATYTTTTDEAALSHVSLDIAVPKGDHTSGRAYEVEMCQCPQGYTGLSCEDCAPGFMRSDQGLYLGLCEPCQCNGHSNDCDPVTGVCNNCEHNTKGDYCEQCIDGRGNATMGTPYDCIGGDDLRGCDQCDSRGFVSCNENQCQCKSNVVGSQCDRCRVGSFDLQDSNPEGCTSCFCFGVSDTCIASRLYREEIPMIIFGDRFRITTSDNSLVADHDELATDISTNTVSYQAYDDNTVYWSLPSQFIGNQIHSYGGTLSYKLSTEDRGGYVRDNDVIIQGNGLTLTWENSNEDHSSVVVPFIVGSWRNGYQMASREDLLTALANLEFILIRATTHQATTSSHISDIILQTAVSQRTVLGSAEHIEVCRCPPGYVGSSCESCDVMYYRETAPNGHPGACRRCPCSENAESCSEDVYRRLTCHCRPGYSGEMCDVPDTPDIPDTPTISVVVTSPTLQIVEVGQTVYINCTGRHVISNLPIVVRWFKLDGRLSERARADHGTLIITNTQVDDSGVYVCRGENNEEIVDQRVSITVSYSRRPEVRFYPSSLDVEEYTSAQVTCEATGSPPPIIVWEKIDALGRSTILLTPENSGVLRFGSIRKTDEGQYRCTARNRDGEDSKILTVNVREQQVYPPPITEIAIFPASFTGRPGDSVEFRCIGEGHISWRKEYTMWLPPNVIAKGHILSIENAREEDSGQYVCTSIHQTGQQYSTVANLTIIEHETRSYPKIQPIEQNHLVIENSDLYLACDATGSPLPTVKWTKLHDSFDSNVQQIGNQLRILGAKQYNRGVYVCVAENSEGTDQISTIVEIDQRQAPIVELHPKGTQTIRVGESAMLSCRSIAGIPTPVVRWVRLDNLPLPPNADDKYPGTIIIRNAVIEDGGSYQCIGENIAGTTSATAVLNVHQPPMVTVEPGMDTLEVTEGDELTLTCRAVGYPLPSVQWIVPNTPPGAWDTGRFEGTPTQHPVVFQVYEVKPSDAGMYRCVAKSVAGEDEHFIRVIVKSKRGDVGPHDRDYPGHSGSIYGNRPGGAVSSEPAYHTYTVNVGQRAQLSCEVEDSFQRTTWRRTDGYPLPLTANLTHGTLIIERTQYDAAGTYECIVVGTDSPLIIALAQVVVVDVPIITFSPEMPIVVRSGENIVIFCNATSEKPVEVFWHGVNYSPLPHSVRGEGPYLLFSPITQRDAGKYYCTASNINGNVTKAAEVIVNRNEIVDRQPMYDRVQEVYEGDKVTLDCHLPEKTHEAEVQFHWRREQGQISPNAHSHYGRLTLRDIHAEDTGRYICEMLLPNGSITQSYVDVRLKSKYDDRDRYNRRRRHRLHHPIRNPGGY from the exons ATGATTCCATTTAGGAGAAATTGCTATCTCATATTCTTTCTTATTTTGTGGAATTACTCAACAGTCACCTCACAATATGATG AATGCAACGAAGATCAGTTCCGATGCAATGATGGATTTTGTATTTCGAGTGAACTGATGTGCAATAACGTCCCGGATTGTCCTGATAATGAGGACGAGGAACTGCCGGATTGTCCTTTGGACAATTGTCAAGACAATGAGTTCACATGCGGCGATGGACACTGTATTCCGTTAGAAAATCGTTGTGATGGCGTTAACGATTGCACAGATAATACAGATGAACTACAATGCGACGATAATCCTACCACAGACAGAGATGACAATGATACGGATGATTCCTGCACTTATTATGAATTTCAATGTAAAAATGGGATGTGCATTGATATAGAGGATCGATGTAATGGTCGCGAAGATTGCATGGATGGAAGTGATGAGCAAAAGTGTGCAGGATGCAAAGGTGATGCTTTTCA CTGCTCCAGCGGCGAGTGCATCCATCACAGCTTCCAATGCGACAAGCGCCAACACTGTGCCGATCTTAGTGATGAACTCAACTGCG GGTTCGATCGTTCACCATGCACAGCGAACGAATGGCAGTGCTTCAATGGAGAGTGCATCAACAAGGACTTTGTATGCGATGGATCACGGGACTGTTATGATAATTCAGATGAGGCTAATTGCGATGCTAGAAACA ATATTACAGACGTCCAATGCGCTGCATATGAATTTCCTTGCGATGGTCAGTGCATGAGCGAGAATTACCTGTGCGATGGTCGTGTTGATTGTAGTGACGGTAGTGATGAGCAGAATTGCCCAGAACGAGGACCACCAGAAACACCTGCTCAACCATTCCCAACGATTTGTCCAGAGCTCTACTGCAGATCAGATTATAGATGCTATAGTTATGCTCAGAAATGCGATGGCATTAGAAATTGCTATGATGGATCGGATGAGGTGGATTGTCTAAGACCTCTTACAGAAAGTCCAGCTGTGCAGCCACCGGCGTGGTCTTCACAGGGCGACATTAGACTTCGGACATATCCATCGGATCAAATTATCAAGGAGGGACGTGAAGTTGTTTTTCAGTGTCGCGATGAAGGCACCGCTAGAGCTCGTGTCCGATGGACCAGACTTCATGGAGCTTTACCACCAAATGCAAAGGATCTCAATGGACGCCTTGAGATATCCAATGTTCAAGTGGGTGACAGTGGAGAGTACTACTGCGAGGCTATTGGGTATCAGACTTACCCAGGAGCTAGAACAACGGTATATCTTAATGTTGAGAGGTACAATCCTGTTCTAGATGCTCCAGTTGGATGCCCACCAGAGAAAGCCACCTGCATGAATGGTGCATGCATTGAAAAGAATCAGGTGTGCGATGGTACGTACGATTGCTCTGACGGATCTGATGAATCTGGATGTAGCCGAGCAAATAGTTGCGAACCCAATGAATTCCGTTGTGCCAATCGAAAGTGTGTGGCCAAAACCTGGCGATGTGATGGTGAGAATGACTGTGGAGATAATTCGGATGAACAGGAATGCGCCACAACATCACCTGATGCTCAGTGTCGTTTCCATGAGTTCCAATGTAAAACAGGACAATGTATACCCAAGTCCTATCAGTGTGATAATCACCCAGATTGCTTTGACAATTCTGATGAGATTGGTTGCTCCAAGCCAACAATTGTGCAAACTCCACCTCCAAGGATGCACCTCAGTACTGGATCAATTTTCAACATTACTTGCCGGGCTGTAGGAATTCCTGTACCACTTATTGTCTGGCGCCTCAATTGGGGTCACATTCCAGATAAATGCACCACAACCAGTGTCAATGGCTTTGGGGTACTGACATGTCCTGGAGTTGAAGTGCGGGACTCTGGTGCATATTCTTGTGAGGTCATAAACTCGATGGGTACACAATTTGCGTCACCGGACACAATTCTTGTGGTTGATGGCACTGAGGTCTGCCCTAGCGGATACTTCAACTCTAAGGCAATTCGCCAGGAGGACTGCATCAATTGTTTCTGCTTCGGAGTATCGACACAATGTTCAAGTGCAGATCTGTATATCTACTCTCTGCCACCACCAGTAACATCTCTACATGTTGTCGGCGTTACTGGTCCATGGACTGGACAGAGGGAAATTGAAGTGTCTCAGTATCAAGCTCATGATGTTATTGCAACAAAATTCGGAATTAAAGTTCGACTGTCGGACTCTATCCATGAAACTGCTTTCTACGCCCTTCCACGGGAATACCTTGGTAATCAATTGAAATCCTATGGTGGTTATCTCACTTATGATCTTGAATATGTTGGTAATGGACCTGTAAATCAGGCTCCCGATGTTTTACTTCTTGGAAATGGATATAAATTGAGCCACAAAATTCGCGGTCCAGTGAATAGTGATTCCCTACACCAAGTTAAGGTAGAATTTCACGTTGGTGCGTGGTACAAGGAAGATGGACGTCAGGCTACAAGAGAGGAACTCATGATGGTCCTGGCCAACATTGATAACTTCTTAATTAAACTCAAGTATGGCGAGAGTCAACAAGAGGTTCAATTGAGGAATATTGCTATGGATTCTGCAGCCACAATTGACCGTGGATTGGGATCAGCTACACTCGTGGAACAATGTCGTTGTCCTGTTGGCTATACTGGTTTGTCATGCGAAAGCTGTGCTAATGGATATGTACGTCAGGAAACTGGATCTTGGCTGGGTAGATGCATTAAGGAACCAGAAACCTGTCCAGCAGGTACTTACTTACCACCCGGCGAGTCCTCATGTGTTACTTGCCCATGTCCAGGAGGACCGTATGGTGCCAATTACGGATACTCATGCTATGTTGCTGGTGGGGAGGTCGTATGCGCTTGCAAACCAGGTTACGCGGGTAGACGATGTGAACAGTGTGCTCCTGGATATTCAGGTAATCCTATGGTCCCAGGAGACTTTTGTCGTGAACTACCAACTAGTGACTGTGATGCTCAAGGCACGCGAACCGTCGATGCCGATGGAAGGTGCTTATGTAAGAATAATGTTGTGGGAAGACGGTGTGATCAATGCGCTCCGAATTCCTTCTATCTCAACCCAGAAACACCCAATGGCTGCATTCACTGCTTCTGCATGGGCGTCGCTAGACAATGTACCAGCAGCAATTACTATAGAGATTCA ATCCAATCAACTTTATACAGAGATCGCAGTGACTTCGATATTATATACAATTATGATGATCCTCAGTTGGGTGATCGTGAGAGTGTCCAAGTTTCCAGTTTTGAAACAGTTTTTAGAAATGTTCAGCATGATGACACTGAGGTCTACTACTGGAGTCTACCAACGAGATTTGTGGGTGACAAAATAACTTCTTATGGCGGAATCCTGAATTATACTTTACGTTTTACTCCACAACCCGGCTCAGCTATGTCTCGCAACAGTGCTCCTGATGTGGTGATTAAGTCTGAAAATGATATTACAATCTTACACTTCAGAAAAGATGAAATTCGTCCGACAATTCCTCAGTCGTACTCTGTGCCAATTGTTGAGCACTATTGGCAGAGGAGTGATGGGAAAGAGGTCAATCGGGAGCACTTGCTTATGACACTCGCTGATGTGTCTTACATATTTATCAAGGCAACATACACAACCACCACAGATGAAGCAGCACTCTCTCATGTTTCTCTAGATATTGCTGTGCCGAAAGGGGATCATACGAGTGGTAGGGCCTATGAAGTGGAAATGTGTCAGTGTCCTCAAGGATACACTGGATTGTCATGTGAGGATTGTGCTCCAGGATTCATGAGAAGCGATCAGGGATTATATCTTGGACTTTGTGAGCCTTGTCAATGCAACGGACACTCCAACGATTGCGATCCCGTTACTGGAGTTTGCAAT AACTGTGAGCATAATACCAAAGGAGACTATTGTGAACAATGCATTGATGGTAGAGGGAATGCTACAATGGGCACACCTTATGATTGCATCGGCGGTGATGATCTCAGAGGATGTGATCAATGTGATAGTCGTGGATTTGTTTcatgcaatgaaaatcaatgtCAGTGCAAGAGCAATGTGGTGGGCAGTCAGTGCGATAGATGCCGTGTTGGCAGTTTTGATCTACAAGATTCAAATCCTGAAGGATGTACCAGCTGTTTTTGCTTTGGTGTCTCAGACACATGCATAGCCTCGAGATTGTACCGTGAAGAAATACCCATGATAATCTTTGGTGATCGTTTTAGGATTACCACGAGTGATAATAGTTTGGTGGCTGATCATGATGAACTGGCTACGGATATTTCAACAAATACTGTGTCATACCAAGCTTATGATGATAATACGGTCTACTGGAGTCTACCTTCTCAATTCATCGGCAATCAAATACATTCCTATGGGGGAACTTTGTCTTACAAACTCAGCACAGAAGACAGGGGTGGGTATGTCAGAGACAATGATGTGATTATCCAAGGTAATGGCTTGACACTAACTTGGGAAAATTCCAATGAGGATCACTCTTCGGTGGTGGTACCATTTATAGTAGGTAGCTGGAGAAATGGCTATCAGATGGCCAGTAGGGAAGATCTCCTAACAGCTTTGGCTAACTTGGAATTCATTCTCATTCGTGCGACTACACATCAAGCCACGACATCCAGTCATATAAGTGACATTATTCTTCAGACTGCTGTTAGTCAAAGAACTGTCTTGGGAAGTGCTGAACACATTGAAGTATGCAGATGTCCACCAGGATATGTTGGATCTAGTTGTGAGTCCTGCGATGTAATGTACTATCGTGAAACAGCACCCAATGGACACCCAGGAGCTTGTAGACGCTGCCCATGCTCAGAAAATGCTGAATCGTGCAGTGAGGATGTTTATAGGCGTCTCACATGCCACTGCCGTCCAGGATATAGTGGTGAAATGTGTGATGTTCCTGATACTCCTGATATTCCTGATACTCCTACAATCTCAGTAGTTGTTACATCGCCTACTTTGCAGATTGTGGAAGTTGGTCAGACTGTGTATATTAACTGTACAGGACGGCACGTAATCTCCAATCTCCCTATTGTTGTGCGATGGTTCAAACTCGATGGAAGATTGTCAGAGCGAGCGAGGGCTGATCATGGTACTTTGATCATCACCAATACCCAAGTGGATGACAGTGGAGTGTATGTGTGCCGTGGGGAGAATAATGAGGAAATTGTAGATCAAAGAGTATCCATTACAGTGAGCTACTCGAGACGGCCGGAAGTAAGATTTTATCCATCGAGTCTCGATGTAGAGGAATACACTTCAGCTCAAGTCACTTGTGAGGCCACAGGTAGTCCACCACCAATCAttgtttgggaaaaaattgatGCACTCGGCAGGAGTACAATTTTGCTGACGCCTGAGAATTCAGGTGTATTGCGTTTTGGATCTATCCGGAAGACCGATGAGGGACAATATCGGTGTACTGCGAGAAATAGAGATGGAGAAGATAGTAAAATACTGACTGTTAATGTGCGGGAGCAACAAGTCTATCCACCACCAATAACTGAAATTGCCATCTTCCCAGCTAGTTTTACGGGACGTCCTGGGGATAGTGTAGAATTCAGATGTATTGGAGAAGGGCATATTTCTTGGCGTAAAGAGTACACAATGTGGTTGCCACCCAATGTTATTGCCAAGGGACACATTCTGAGTATAGAGAATGCCCGAGAGGAGGATTCTGGTCAATATGTTTGCACATCAATACACCAAACTGGCCAACAATACTCAACAGTGGCTAATCTGACAATTATTGAACACGAAACACGATCATATCCAAAGATACAACCCATAGAACAAAATCATTTGGTGATTGAGAATTCTGATCTATATTTGGCATGCGATGCCACAGGAAGTCCCCTACCAACAGTAAAATGGACTAAATTACATGATTCCTTTGATTCCAATGTGCAACAGATTGGGAATCAACTGAGAATTCTAGGAGCCAAGCAGTACAATAGAGGAGTTTATGTTTGTGTAGCTGAAAATTCCGAAGGAACTGATCAGATCAGCACAATTGTAGAAATTGACC aacGCCAAGCACCTATTGTTGAGTTACACCCTAAGGGCACTCAGACTATTCGTGTAGGTGAATCAGCCATGTTGAGTTGTCGCAGTATTGCTGGAATTCCAACTCCTGTTGTTCGTTGGGTGAGACTGGACAATCTTCCACTGCCGCCGAATGCAGATGACAAATATCCAGGAACCATAATCATTCGAAATGCAGTGATTGAGGATGGTGGATCTTATCAGTGTATTGGGGAAAATATTGCAGGAACTACATCAGCTACAGCTGTGCTCAATGTCCATCAACCACCCATGGTGACTGTTGAACCGGGCATGGATACTCTGGAAGTCACAGAAGGTGATGAACTAACGCTAACTTGCAGGGCAGTAGGATATCCATTACCATCTGTTCAGTGGATTGTACCAAACACGCCGCCAGGCGCCTGGGATACAGGCAGGTTTGAAGGCACTCCAACGCAACATCCAGTGGTTTTCCAAGTGTACGAAGTAAAACCTAGTGATGCTGGGATGTACAGATGTGTGGCTAAAAGTGTTGCTGGAGAGGACGAACATTTTATTCGGGTGATTGTGAAGAGCAAGCGTGGTGATGTGGGGCCTCATGATAGGGACTACCCTGGACATTCAGGTTCAATTTATGGAAATCGTCCTGGTGGTGCTGTGAGCAGTGAGCCCGCCTATCATACATATACAGTGAATGTGGGTCAAAGAGCGCAATTATCGTGTGAAGTCGAAG ATTCTTTCCAAAGAACTACATGGCGTAGAACTGATGGCTATCCACTGCCATTAACAGCCAATCTCACACACGGAACTCTCATTATCGAGCGTACTCAATATGACGCTGCAGGGACATATGAATGTATAGTGGTCGGCACTGACTCGCCTCTCATTATTGCCTTAGCCCAGGTGGTTGTTGTGGATGTGCCCATTATAACCTTCTCTCCCGAAATGCCAATTGTGGTGAGATCTGGAGAGAACATTGTCATCTTTTGCAATGCAACTAGTGAGAAACCTGTTGAAGTCTTTTGGCACGGCGTTAATTATAGTCCATTACCACACTCTGTACGTGGTGAAGGACCTTATCTCCTCTTTTCGCCGATTACCCAGAGAGATGCTGGCAAGTACTACTGCACTGCTTCAAATATTAACGGGAATGTTACCAAGGCTGCTGAAGTTATCGTCAATC GAAACGAAATTGTAGACCGCCAACCGATGTACGATCGGGTGCAGGAAGTGTATGAAGGGGACAAGGTGACACTGGACTGCCACCTCCCAGAAAAGACACATGAAGCGGAAGTGCAGTTCCATTGGCGTCGTGAACAGGGTCAGATATCACCTAATGCACACTCTCACTATGGGCGACTTACACTGAGAGATATTCATGCTGAAGACACCGGAAGATACATATGTGAAATGCTGTTGCCGAATGGAAGCATCACGCAGAGTTATGTGGATGTTCGACTAAAAAGTAAGTATGATGATAGAGACCGTTATAATCGAAGGAGGCGCCACCGGTTGCACCATCCCATCAGGAATCCAGGAGGATACTAG